A single window of Usitatibacter rugosus DNA harbors:
- the tatB gene encoding Sec-independent protein translocase protein TatB, with product MFDIGFSELLVIGIVALVVIGPERLPRVARTLGVLFGRLQRYVTQVKSDINREMDLSEINRVKSEFEGAARSFKQDIETTATKTEQELREAQSSIETQLKASSTDSVMEPLTTPPGAEPDNAFESSPASAFESASEPLAPTPSPQMELGIEEPEPTRDRKAG from the coding sequence ATGTTCGACATCGGATTCTCCGAGCTTCTCGTCATTGGCATCGTGGCCCTCGTGGTGATCGGGCCGGAACGGCTGCCGCGCGTCGCGCGCACGCTGGGCGTGCTGTTCGGCCGCCTGCAGCGCTACGTGACGCAGGTGAAGTCCGACATCAACCGCGAGATGGACCTCTCCGAGATCAACCGCGTGAAGTCGGAGTTCGAAGGCGCGGCGCGCTCGTTCAAGCAGGACATCGAGACCACCGCGACGAAGACGGAGCAGGAGCTGCGCGAGGCTCAGTCCTCGATCGAGACCCAGCTCAAGGCCTCGTCGACGGATTCCGTGATGGAGCCGCTGACCACGCCGCCCGGCGCGGAGCCGGACAACGCTTTCGAGTCGTCACCGGCATCCGCGTTCGAATCCGCATCCGAGCCGCTTGCTCCCACGCCCTCTCCGCAGATGGAGCTCGGCATCGAGGAGCCCGAGCCCACGCGCGACCGCAAGGCGGGCTAG
- the mscL gene encoding large conductance mechanosensitive channel protein MscL, with translation MGIASEFKEFAVKGNVVDLAVGVIIGAAFGKIVDSLVNDVVMPVIGRLVGGLDFSNYFIALKDIPPNIPMTLEAVKKAGIPVLAYGNFLTVSLNFVILAFIIFLMVKQVNKLRREPAVAPPPPEDVTLLREIRDLLKAKQA, from the coding sequence ATGGGAATTGCATCGGAATTCAAGGAGTTCGCCGTCAAAGGCAATGTCGTCGACCTGGCGGTCGGCGTGATCATCGGGGCCGCGTTCGGAAAAATCGTCGACTCCCTGGTGAATGACGTCGTCATGCCCGTCATCGGGCGCCTGGTGGGGGGCCTGGACTTCTCCAACTACTTCATCGCGCTGAAGGACATCCCCCCCAACATCCCGATGACGCTGGAGGCGGTGAAGAAGGCGGGGATCCCGGTGCTCGCCTACGGGAATTTCCTCACCGTTTCGCTCAACTTCGTGATCCTGGCGTTCATCATCTTCCTGATGGTGAAACAGGTGAACAAGCTGCGGCGCGAGCCCGCCGTGGCGCCCCCGCCGCCGGAAGACGTGACGCTCCTTCGCGAGATCCGCGACCTGCTCAAGGCCAAGCAGGCCTAG
- the tatA gene encoding Sec-independent protein translocase subunit TatA — protein MGSFSIWHWLIVLVIVLLIFGTKKLRNMGGDLGGAVKGFKDGMKGEGEAPKPSGELAAKSGATIDGEVRDKQKS, from the coding sequence ATGGGTTCATTCAGCATCTGGCATTGGTTGATCGTCCTGGTCATCGTGTTGCTCATCTTCGGCACCAAGAAGCTGCGCAACATGGGCGGGGATCTCGGCGGTGCCGTGAAGGGCTTCAAGGACGGCATGAAGGGCGAGGGCGAAGCGCCCAAGCCCTCCGGAGAGCTGGCGGCGAAATCCGGCGCCACCATCGACGGCGAGGTCCGGGACAAGCAGAAGTCCTGA
- a CDS encoding trypsin-like peptidase domain-containing protein — translation MRRVWLLFAQAVTVTLAVLFVVSLVKPDWLAWRTNVVEVREGPAAPAISMQPNAPRPYSFSEAAKKAIPSVVNISATRQVKRANPLLQDPVFQRFFGDRFSAPPETQLSLGSGVIVSRDGYILTNDHVVEGVTDIQVTLHNGRTVPAKVVGLDPDTDLAVVRVDANGLTPITFGPPDSSRVGDVVLAIGDPFSVGQTVTMGIVSAVGREIGNASPFGSFIQTDAAINPGNSGGALVDTNGNLVGINTLIFSRTGGYQGIGFAIPVSLARRVMEQIIENGAVTRGWFGVEVADLSSELAQSLGLKGTTKGAIVGAIEKGSPAEKGGIKLGDVITSVNGKSVSDVNQALNAIAEVIPGKTVPVKVIRKNAELSLDVVVGKRRARPRGDD, via the coding sequence ATGCGCCGCGTATGGCTGCTCTTCGCGCAGGCGGTCACCGTGACGCTCGCGGTGCTGTTCGTCGTGAGCCTGGTGAAGCCGGACTGGCTCGCGTGGCGCACCAACGTGGTCGAGGTCCGCGAGGGTCCGGCCGCGCCCGCGATCTCGATGCAGCCCAACGCGCCGCGCCCCTATTCGTTCAGCGAGGCGGCGAAGAAGGCCATACCCTCGGTGGTGAACATCTCGGCCACGCGCCAGGTGAAGCGCGCGAACCCGCTGCTGCAGGACCCGGTGTTCCAGCGCTTCTTCGGCGACCGCTTCTCCGCGCCCCCCGAGACGCAGCTCTCGCTGGGCTCGGGCGTGATCGTGAGCCGCGACGGCTACATCCTCACCAACGACCACGTGGTCGAGGGCGTGACGGACATCCAGGTGACGCTGCACAACGGCCGCACGGTGCCCGCGAAAGTGGTCGGCCTCGATCCCGACACCGATCTCGCGGTGGTGCGAGTGGACGCCAACGGGCTCACGCCGATCACGTTCGGTCCGCCCGACAGCTCGCGCGTCGGCGACGTGGTGCTCGCCATCGGCGATCCGTTCAGCGTCGGCCAGACGGTGACCATGGGCATCGTGAGCGCGGTCGGCCGCGAGATCGGCAACGCGAGCCCCTTCGGCAGCTTCATCCAGACCGATGCGGCCATCAATCCCGGCAATTCCGGCGGCGCGCTCGTCGACACCAACGGCAACCTGGTCGGCATCAACACGCTGATCTTCTCGCGCACGGGCGGCTACCAGGGCATCGGATTCGCCATTCCGGTGAGCCTCGCGCGGCGCGTGATGGAGCAGATCATCGAGAACGGCGCGGTCACGCGCGGCTGGTTCGGCGTGGAGGTCGCGGACCTGAGCTCCGAGCTCGCGCAGTCCCTGGGGCTGAAGGGCACGACCAAGGGCGCCATCGTCGGCGCGATCGAGAAGGGCAGCCCCGCGGAAAAAGGCGGCATCAAGCTGGGCGACGTGATCACCAGCGTGAACGGCAAGTCCGTGTCGGACGTGAACCAGGCGCTCAACGCCATCGCCGAGGTGATCCCGGGCAAGACGGTGCCGGTGAAGGTGATCCGCAAGAACGCCGAGCTCTCCCTCGACGTGGTGGTCGGCAAGCGCCGGGCGCGCCCGCGCGGCGACGACTAG
- the hisI gene encoding phosphoribosyl-AMP cyclohydrolase, protein MSDWLDAIAWNTDGLAPAVAQDAASGEVLTLAWMNREALERTVETGEATYWSRSRKALWHKGETSGHFQKVVEIRIDCDADAILLRVESVGGIACHTGRRRCFFNKLEGAGGERRWVATEPVLEIPGKTHG, encoded by the coding sequence GTGAGCGACTGGCTCGATGCGATCGCGTGGAACACGGACGGGCTCGCGCCCGCGGTCGCGCAGGACGCGGCCTCCGGCGAAGTGCTGACGCTTGCGTGGATGAATCGCGAGGCGCTCGAACGCACCGTGGAGACGGGGGAGGCGACTTACTGGTCGCGTTCGAGGAAGGCCCTGTGGCACAAGGGCGAGACCTCGGGGCACTTCCAGAAGGTGGTCGAGATCCGCATCGACTGCGATGCCGACGCGATCCTGCTGCGCGTCGAATCCGTGGGCGGCATCGCCTGCCACACGGGCCGGCGACGCTGCTTCTTCAACAAGCTCGAGGGCGCCGGCGGCGAGCGGCGCTGGGTCGCCACGGAGCCCGTGCTCGAGATCCCCGGAAAGACCCATGGCTGA
- the hisH gene encoding imidazole glycerol phosphate synthase subunit HisH produces the protein MSQRIAIVDYGMGNLRSVQKALAHVAPEARVEITADPDSVASADRVVFPGQGAMPDCMRSLHESGLGDAVLEAAKSRPFLGLCIGLQMLFDRSEEGDTPGLAFLPGQVLGFGEGARSAGLKVPHMGWNEVSQSASHPLWDGIADGSRFYFVHSYYCRPGDAGLTAGTTRYPGVFTSAIARANIFATQFHPEKSSVAGLRLLSNFSSWNP, from the coding sequence ATGTCCCAACGCATCGCCATCGTCGACTACGGCATGGGCAATCTGCGCTCCGTGCAGAAGGCGCTCGCCCACGTGGCGCCCGAGGCCCGGGTCGAGATCACCGCGGACCCGGACAGCGTCGCCAGCGCCGACCGCGTGGTCTTTCCCGGCCAGGGCGCGATGCCCGACTGCATGCGCTCGCTCCACGAGAGCGGCCTGGGTGACGCGGTGCTGGAGGCCGCGAAATCCAGGCCCTTCCTCGGGCTTTGCATCGGCCTGCAGATGCTCTTCGACCGCAGCGAGGAGGGCGACACGCCCGGCCTCGCCTTCCTGCCGGGCCAGGTGCTGGGATTCGGCGAGGGCGCGCGTTCCGCGGGCCTCAAGGTTCCGCACATGGGTTGGAACGAGGTCTCGCAGTCGGCGTCCCATCCCCTGTGGGACGGAATCGCCGATGGCAGCCGCTTCTATTTCGTGCACAGTTATTACTGCCGCCCCGGGGATGCCGGCCTCACCGCCGGCACGACGCGCTATCCCGGCGTCTTTACCTCGGCCATCGCCCGCGCTAACATTTTCGCGACGCAATTCCATCCTGAAAAGAGCAGCGTCGCGGGGCTCAGGCTCCTCAGCAACTTCTCCAGCTGGAATCCCTAG
- the hisB gene encoding imidazoleglycerol-phosphate dehydratase HisB: MRTAEIQRDTRETQIFVAVNLDGTGEAKLASGIPFLDHMLDQVARHGAIDLTVRAKGDLEIDAHHTVEDIGITLGMAIAKAVGDKKGIRRYGHAYVPLDEALSRAVVDFSGRPGLEFHVDFSRARVGEFDVDLTHEFFQGFVNHALATVHIDNLRGENSHHQCETVFKAFARALRMALEPDPRAAGVIPSTKGTL; this comes from the coding sequence ATGCGTACCGCCGAAATCCAGCGCGACACACGCGAAACGCAGATCTTCGTCGCGGTGAACCTCGACGGCACGGGCGAAGCGAAGCTCGCCTCCGGCATCCCGTTCCTCGATCACATGCTCGACCAGGTCGCGCGCCACGGCGCCATCGACCTCACGGTGCGAGCCAAGGGCGATCTCGAGATCGACGCGCACCACACCGTCGAGGACATCGGCATCACGCTGGGCATGGCGATCGCGAAGGCCGTCGGTGACAAGAAGGGCATCCGCCGCTACGGCCACGCGTACGTCCCGCTGGACGAAGCCCTGTCGCGCGCGGTCGTCGACTTTTCCGGCCGGCCGGGGCTCGAGTTCCACGTCGACTTCAGCCGCGCCCGCGTCGGCGAGTTCGACGTCGACCTCACGCATGAATTCTTCCAGGGCTTCGTGAACCATGCGCTCGCGACGGTGCACATCGACAACCTGCGCGGCGAGAACTCGCACCACCAATGCGAAACGGTGTTCAAGGCGTTCGCGCGCGCACTGCGCATGGCGCTGGAACCCGATCCGCGCGCCGCGGGCGTGATCCCGTCCACCAAAGGAACCCTCTAG
- the hisA gene encoding 1-(5-phosphoribosyl)-5-[(5-phosphoribosylamino)methylideneamino]imidazole-4-carboxamide isomerase yields MLIIPAIDLKDGRCVRLQQGDMSKETVFSEQPSKMAAQWAKAGARRIHVVDLNGAVAGKPKNEEAVKALVAAVDSDIPIQLGGGIRDLDTIESYLDDGVSYVIIGTAAVKNPGFLHEACDAFPGHIMVGLDAKDGKVATDGWSKLTGHDVLDLAKRFQDYGVEAVIYTDIGRDGMMSGVNVEATLKLAQALTVPVIASGGLTTLDDVTALRALESEGVTGVIAGRAIYEGKLDFAAAQKLADGN; encoded by the coding sequence ATGCTGATCATTCCCGCGATCGACCTCAAAGACGGACGCTGCGTGCGCCTCCAGCAGGGGGACATGTCCAAGGAAACGGTCTTCTCCGAGCAGCCCTCGAAGATGGCCGCGCAATGGGCGAAGGCCGGAGCCCGGCGCATCCACGTCGTCGACCTCAATGGCGCCGTGGCCGGCAAGCCGAAGAACGAGGAGGCGGTGAAGGCGCTCGTCGCCGCCGTCGATTCGGACATCCCGATCCAGCTGGGCGGCGGCATCCGCGACCTGGACACGATCGAGAGCTACCTCGACGACGGCGTGTCCTACGTGATCATCGGCACGGCGGCCGTGAAGAACCCCGGTTTCCTGCACGAAGCCTGCGACGCGTTCCCGGGCCACATCATGGTCGGCCTCGACGCGAAGGATGGGAAGGTCGCCACTGACGGCTGGTCGAAGCTCACCGGCCACGACGTGCTGGACCTCGCCAAGCGCTTCCAGGACTACGGCGTGGAAGCGGTGATCTACACCGACATCGGCCGCGACGGGATGATGAGCGGCGTGAACGTGGAAGCCACGCTGAAGCTGGCGCAGGCGCTCACGGTCCCCGTCATCGCGAGCGGCGGCCTCACCACGCTGGACGATGTGACGGCGCTCCGAGCGCTGGAATCCGAGGGGGTGACGGGCGTCATCGCCGGACGCGCCATCTACGAGGGCAAGCTCGACTTCGCCGCCGCGCAGAAGCTCGCCGACGGCAACTGA
- a CDS encoding histidine triad nucleotide-binding protein, whose protein sequence is MDPNCIFCKIVAGTIPSRKVFEDEDVFGFDDINPVAAVHFMLIPKKHIASLADAGPEDAAVLGKILTLAARLAREKGSPEGFRTIVNTGKIGRQDVYHLHVHIIGGPNPLPRMIAKE, encoded by the coding sequence ATGGATCCGAACTGCATCTTCTGCAAGATCGTGGCCGGCACCATCCCGAGCAGGAAAGTGTTCGAGGACGAGGACGTGTTCGGCTTCGACGACATCAACCCGGTGGCGGCGGTGCATTTCATGCTGATCCCGAAGAAGCACATCGCCTCGCTCGCGGATGCGGGGCCGGAAGACGCGGCCGTGCTGGGTAAGATCCTCACGCTGGCGGCGCGGCTGGCCCGCGAAAAGGGGTCCCCCGAAGGCTTCCGGACCATCGTGAACACCGGGAAGATCGGCAGGCAGGACGTGTATCATTTGCACGTCCACATCATCGGCGGCCCGAACCCGCTCCCGCGCATGATCGCGAAGGAATAG
- the tatC gene encoding twin-arginine translocase subunit TatC, whose amino-acid sequence MEAGNDTFLSHLIELRDRLIRVLVAVGIAFIPAFIFSAEIYDFLARPVIASLPTGSKMIATGVITPFLIPMKIALLAAFLGVLPYVLYQAWAFVAPGLYAHEKKLVLPLIVSSTLLFFIGMTFCYYFVFGAVFEFINKFAPKSISVAPDIEAYFNFVIGMFLSFGIAFELPVVVVVLVMTGLVTTDQLREWRGYVIVGIFVVAAVVTPPDVVSQLSLAIPMCLLYEIGIFVSRFVEKRKLPAPGAEHPAGE is encoded by the coding sequence ATGGAAGCCGGCAACGACACGTTCCTCTCCCACCTGATCGAGCTGCGCGACCGCCTGATCCGCGTGCTCGTGGCGGTCGGCATCGCGTTCATCCCGGCCTTCATCTTCAGCGCGGAGATCTACGACTTCCTCGCGCGCCCCGTGATCGCATCGCTGCCCACGGGCTCGAAGATGATCGCCACCGGCGTCATCACCCCGTTCCTGATCCCGATGAAGATCGCGCTGCTCGCCGCCTTCCTCGGGGTGCTGCCCTACGTCCTCTACCAGGCGTGGGCCTTCGTGGCGCCGGGGCTCTACGCCCACGAGAAGAAGCTGGTGCTGCCCCTCATCGTGAGCAGCACCCTGCTGTTCTTCATCGGCATGACGTTCTGCTACTACTTCGTGTTCGGCGCGGTGTTCGAGTTCATCAACAAGTTCGCCCCGAAGAGCATCTCCGTGGCCCCGGACATCGAGGCCTACTTCAACTTCGTGATCGGGATGTTCCTGTCCTTCGGCATCGCCTTCGAGCTGCCGGTCGTGGTGGTGGTGCTCGTGATGACGGGGCTCGTGACCACCGACCAGCTGCGCGAGTGGCGCGGCTACGTGATCGTCGGCATCTTCGTGGTGGCCGCGGTGGTGACGCCGCCCGACGTGGTCTCGCAGCTCTCGCTCGCGATCCCGATGTGCCTGCTCTACGAGATCGGGATCTTCGTCTCGCGCTTCGTCGAGAAGCGCAAGCTCCCCGCCCCCGGAGCCGAGCACCCGGCGGGCGAGTAG
- the hisF gene encoding imidazole glycerol phosphate synthase subunit HisF — protein sequence MSLAKRIIPCLDVHAGRVVKGVKFVELRDAGDPVEIARRYNDAGADEITFLDITASSDARETIFDVISRVADEVFIPLTVGGGVRKVEDVRKLLNAGADKVSINTSAVENPELVYDSARRFGSQAIVVAIDARGREGGGWEVYTHGGRKATGKDVVAWAREMADRGAGEILLTSMDRDGTKSGFDVALTRAVSEAVPVPVIASGGVGSLEHLALGIEEGKADAVLAASVFHFGEITVPEAKRFLAARGIEMRL from the coding sequence ATGTCCCTCGCCAAGCGCATCATCCCCTGCCTCGACGTGCACGCGGGCCGCGTGGTGAAGGGCGTCAAGTTCGTGGAGCTGCGCGACGCGGGCGATCCCGTGGAGATCGCGCGGCGCTACAACGACGCGGGTGCCGACGAGATCACCTTCCTCGACATCACCGCCTCCAGCGATGCGCGCGAGACGATCTTCGACGTGATCTCGCGCGTGGCCGACGAGGTCTTCATCCCGCTCACGGTGGGCGGGGGTGTGCGCAAGGTCGAGGACGTGAGGAAGCTCCTCAACGCCGGCGCCGACAAGGTGAGCATCAATACCTCCGCGGTTGAAAATCCGGAGCTGGTCTACGATTCGGCGCGCCGTTTCGGCTCGCAGGCCATCGTGGTCGCCATCGACGCGCGCGGCCGGGAAGGCGGCGGCTGGGAGGTCTACACGCACGGCGGCCGCAAGGCCACGGGCAAGGATGTCGTGGCCTGGGCGCGCGAGATGGCCGACCGCGGCGCCGGCGAGATCCTCCTCACCAGCATGGACCGCGACGGGACCAAGAGCGGCTTCGACGTGGCGCTCACCCGCGCGGTCTCCGAAGCCGTGCCGGTGCCGGTGATCGCGAGCGGCGGCGTGGGCTCGCTCGAGCACCTGGCGCTGGGCATCGAGGAAGGCAAGGCGGACGCGGTGCTCGCCGCCTCCGTCTTCCACTTCGGCGAGATCACCGTGCCCGAGGCGAAGCGCTTCCTCGCGGCTCGCGGCATCGAGATGCGGCTGTGA
- a CDS encoding phosphoribosyl-ATP diphosphatase, which produces MADSDILQRLEAAIAERVKADPGTSYVAALNAKGQDAVLKKIGEEATETVIAAKSGDRAAIVHEVADLWFHCLVMMGRQGVALDEVLSELERREGRSGIAEKNARPK; this is translated from the coding sequence ATGGCTGACTCCGACATCCTCCAAAGGCTCGAGGCGGCCATCGCCGAGCGCGTGAAGGCCGATCCGGGCACGTCCTACGTCGCGGCGCTGAACGCGAAGGGGCAGGACGCGGTCCTGAAGAAGATCGGCGAGGAAGCGACCGAGACTGTGATCGCCGCCAAGTCGGGCGACCGCGCGGCGATCGTCCACGAGGTCGCGGACCTCTGGTTCCATTGCCTGGTCATGATGGGCCGCCAGGGCGTGGCCCTGGACGAGGTGCTCTCCGAGCTCGAGCGCCGCGAAGGCCGCTCGGGCATCGCGGAAAAGAATGCGCGGCCGAAATGA